The genome window CACCCCTTATGGGGCCGAGCCTTCTTCCCAGGCCTTTGAGACGAATGGGGCGGCCGATGACGAAGTCCGGAGGAAGGGTGACTTCGATTGTTTTGGGACCTTTTGCGAATTTCTGTTCGACCCGGATGCGGATCTTGCGCCCGGGCATGAGCAGGTGCACCGGGAAATAGACGGTTTCCTCATGGTCCATGGTTTTTCTGAGCCATGATTTGATTCCTCCGCCGATTCCCTTGGAAAGGTCGAGGTGGAGCTTCTTGTCTCCCCATTGCAGGGAAAGCTTGCGCCTTTTGAGTTCCACCGGGCCCTTGTAATTGGGGTTCTTTTTGCGGATCTGGCTGTAGATGTCCTCAAAGACCTTGCGGGCAAACGGGTCGTTGAGCAAATCCTGCAGCACTTCCTCTTCCTTGTAGTAGAAGTGCTGGGTCCGCGACCGTGTGGATTCCTTGAACCTCTTGTGGGATTCCCTTTTGGCCCGTTGCTGCTGTTGAGCGTATTCACGGGCACCCTCTTTGGGCTTTGTCTTGGGTTTTTCCCGGCGCGGCGGAGGTTGGAATTTCGGTTCCTGTTCGGCCTTGTCCAGCGCGTCCTTGATGATGACGTAGGCTTCGTTTATCTCGCGGAATTTATTGGCGGCGTCAGGGCTGGTGTTCAGGTCCGGATGATATTTGAAGGCCAGTTTTCTGTAGGAGGATTTCACCTCTTCCAGGCCGGCCCCTTTATCGAGTTGGAGTATGCGGTAGCATTCCTGAACATTCATCGTGCGTGGTCTCAGTCTTCGTCGGTTATGAGCGCATTGGGATCAGTGGCCGGATCATAGCGCAAAAGGTTCTCGTCGCGCAAATACTGCCTGCCCTGGCGCACGAATTCCGCGTGTCCGGCTTCGGGGTTCACTCCCGGGCAGTATTCCTGGATCATTTCCCAGCTCATGGAATCGATGAGGTTGCCCCGGAAAAAAGGCCATGCGCGGCAGATGTCCGGTCTGCCAGGGTGCACGCCGCATCCGTCCTTGAAAAAGACGCAGTAGCCGTCGTCACCGGTGCCCAGGCTGATCTTGCCGTTGCGCTCCTCGGAGTATTTTTCAAGGAGTTCCTCGACGGATATCCCCAGGTGTAGGGCCAGGCGCTGCCTGTCCTTTTCCGACATGATGATTCCGCCCTCGCCATGACAGCAGTGGCCGCACATGCGGCATTCAAAGGCTTTGAGCGTCATCGTCCGATTCCCAGCCTGCTGACGTCCACCATGAGACAACGGTCCTCGATGACCAGGATGTCATGGTCTTTCAGGATTTCGCAGGCTTCGTCGCTCATGATGCCGGACTGCATCCAGAATGCCTTGGGAAGCGGGGACATTTCCAGCACTTCACGGGCATGGTCCGGACACCATTGGGCGGCGCGGAAAAGGTCCACGCAATCCACGGGAACGGGGATGTCCTTGACGCTTGCGTATGTCTTCAAGCCCCAGACGTCCGTGCGCTTCGGGTGAACCGGGATGACGTCGAATCCACGCTCGATGAGGGCCCGTCCAACACCGTCCACGGGGCGGCCGGGCTTGTCCGATGCGCCGACAATGGCTATGGTCCTGAACGA of Salidesulfovibrio onnuriiensis contains these proteins:
- a CDS encoding CoA-binding protein, which encodes MIVNEYELDTLIKSFRTIAIVGASDKPGRPVDGVGRALIERGFDVIPVHPKRTDVWGLKTYASVKDIPVPVDCVDLFRAAQWCPDHAREVLEMSPLPKAFWMQSGIMSDEACEILKDHDILVIEDRCLMVDVSRLGIGR
- a CDS encoding YkgJ family cysteine cluster protein, producing the protein MTLKAFECRMCGHCCHGEGGIIMSEKDRQRLALHLGISVEELLEKYSEERNGKISLGTGDDGYCVFFKDGCGVHPGRPDICRAWPFFRGNLIDSMSWEMIQEYCPGVNPEAGHAEFVRQGRQYLRDENLLRYDPATDPNALITDED
- a CDS encoding J domain-containing protein yields the protein MNVQECYRILQLDKGAGLEEVKSSYRKLAFKYHPDLNTSPDAANKFREINEAYVIIKDALDKAEQEPKFQPPPRREKPKTKPKEGAREYAQQQQRAKRESHKRFKESTRSRTQHFYYKEEEVLQDLLNDPFARKVFEDIYSQIRKKNPNYKGPVELKRRKLSLQWGDKKLHLDLSKGIGGGIKSWLRKTMDHEETVYFPVHLLMPGRKIRIRVEQKFAKGPKTIEVTLPPDFVIGRPIRLKGLGRRLGPIRGDLLLRILPKA